A stretch of Candidatus Sphingomonas phytovorans DNA encodes these proteins:
- a CDS encoding DPP IV N-terminal domain-containing protein → MFGLISGSTSALASAAPDNAARLSKALPFTSGKLRKKIRNHTIKVNWTGTGDSFWFRHELAQGSEYLLVDASTGKRRPAFDHQALATALGKATGETLEASNLSLTSLEFSSDPGHLAVGIEDAQFRCDLEKIICARRTDAEQAGDLVLSPDGKSAVFLRDHDLWLRTLASGQERQLTHDGIKDFAYGDTDAYIDEAKVATRRAGTPAPLLGVHWSPDGHYILALRQDLRAIPARLVLTEYLPPDRADPVMHIRHAAVANDPQRADSAMTIIDVPAGTATPAKIDPQSMNDWALPYFTLGGFIRWDTAGDAFIISANRGGTRYRLTQIATKTGLVRDVVTEEGRFSLRLNPYDYARPNVHVLKNGREAIWYSERDGWGHLYLYDVATGAVKRQLTKGPWVVADLVHIDEAHRQVYFTATGREQGRNLYYRHLYRVGLDGGTPQLLTPEDADHEFDADHDFWEGPQSGSEFSPSGRYFVDSFSTATAPATFVIRAASGKMVAKLGEADDSALRATGWKPPEQFVTKAADGTTDLYGVIYKPKDFDPNKKYPVIEQTYPGPQGKFAPSTFRGYLDYMQPQATAELGFIVVYLDGRGTAYRSREFRDTFRGTDDPFGSADHAAALRNLGKTRPYLDLERVGITGQSFGGYGSLRAMLLHPDLYKACVSSVGPGEWIDFPGDTSNERFFGVPSQSKQARDYFDLISNVRLAGQMKGNLLLIYGGIDEIVPMRSGFKLIDALVRANKQFDLLVVPDSPHHVGAEPYGVERIMRFFMDRLGGPLDR, encoded by the coding sequence GTGTTCGGCCTGATAAGCGGTTCGACCAGCGCCTTGGCCAGCGCTGCCCCGGACAATGCGGCACGCCTCAGCAAGGCCCTCCCCTTCACGAGCGGCAAGCTGCGCAAGAAGATACGCAACCACACGATCAAGGTGAACTGGACCGGCACTGGCGACAGCTTCTGGTTCCGACACGAACTCGCGCAGGGTAGTGAGTATCTGCTGGTCGATGCATCGACCGGCAAGCGGCGACCGGCCTTCGATCATCAGGCCTTGGCGACAGCGCTCGGCAAGGCGACCGGCGAAACGCTCGAAGCGAGCAATCTTTCGCTCACCTCTTTGGAATTTTCGAGCGATCCGGGACATCTGGCGGTGGGGATAGAGGACGCACAGTTTCGCTGTGATCTCGAAAAGATCATCTGCGCGCGCAGAACTGACGCGGAACAGGCTGGCGACCTCGTCCTGTCGCCCGACGGCAAAAGCGCCGTCTTCCTGCGTGACCATGACCTCTGGCTACGCACGCTCGCCTCCGGACAGGAACGGCAACTGACGCACGACGGCATCAAGGACTTCGCCTATGGCGATACCGACGCCTATATCGACGAAGCCAAGGTCGCGACCCGCCGCGCCGGCACGCCGGCGCCGTTGCTCGGGGTGCACTGGTCCCCGGATGGCCATTACATCCTGGCGCTCCGGCAGGATCTGCGCGCCATACCCGCACGCCTGGTCCTGACTGAATATCTTCCCCCCGACCGGGCAGACCCGGTGATGCATATCCGGCACGCCGCGGTTGCGAACGATCCGCAGCGCGCCGACAGCGCGATGACGATCATCGATGTCCCCGCGGGCACCGCGACACCTGCGAAGATCGACCCTCAATCGATGAACGATTGGGCGCTACCCTATTTCACCCTGGGCGGGTTCATCCGGTGGGATACAGCCGGGGACGCTTTCATCATCTCCGCCAACCGGGGCGGCACACGCTATCGGCTGACCCAGATCGCCACGAAGACCGGCCTGGTTCGCGACGTCGTGACGGAGGAGGGGCGCTTCAGTCTTCGCCTCAACCCCTATGACTATGCTCGACCGAACGTTCATGTCCTGAAGAATGGGCGAGAAGCGATCTGGTATTCGGAGCGCGACGGCTGGGGACATCTCTACCTCTACGATGTCGCAACCGGTGCCGTGAAGCGCCAGCTGACCAAGGGCCCCTGGGTCGTCGCCGACCTGGTTCATATCGACGAAGCGCATCGGCAGGTCTATTTCACCGCAACCGGTCGCGAGCAGGGCCGCAATCTCTACTATCGTCACCTCTACCGGGTCGGTCTTGATGGCGGCACGCCTCAGCTTCTGACGCCCGAAGATGCCGATCATGAATTCGATGCGGATCATGATTTCTGGGAAGGTCCGCAGTCCGGATCGGAATTTTCACCGAGCGGACGATATTTCGTCGACAGCTTCTCCACCGCGACGGCACCGGCCACGTTCGTCATCCGCGCGGCGTCGGGGAAAATGGTGGCCAAGCTGGGCGAAGCCGACGACAGCGCCTTGCGCGCTACCGGCTGGAAACCGCCGGAACAGTTCGTCACCAAGGCAGCGGACGGCACGACCGATCTTTACGGCGTCATCTACAAGCCTAAGGATTTCGATCCGAACAAGAAATACCCGGTCATCGAGCAGACCTATCCGGGGCCACAGGGCAAATTCGCGCCCTCTACATTCCGCGGCTATCTCGACTACATGCAGCCCCAGGCGACGGCCGAACTCGGCTTCATCGTGGTTTATCTCGACGGCCGGGGCACCGCCTATAGGTCGCGCGAGTTCCGCGACACGTTCCGCGGAACCGACGACCCCTTTGGATCGGCCGATCACGCGGCCGCGCTTCGCAATCTGGGCAAGACGCGGCCCTATCTCGACCTTGAGCGGGTCGGCATCACCGGCCAATCCTTTGGCGGATACGGATCGCTGCGCGCGATGCTGCTCCACCCGGATCTCTACAAGGCCTGCGTGTCGAGCGTCGGCCCGGGGGAGTGGATCGATTTCCCGGGCGATACCAGCAACGAACGCTTCTTCGGCGTTCCGTCGCAATCGAAACAGGCGCGGGACTATTTCGACCTCATCAGCAATGTTCGCCTGGCCGGTCAGATGAAGGGCAATCTTCTCCTCATTTATGGCGGGATCGATGAAATCGTGCCCATGCGTTCGGGCTTCAAGCTGATCGACGCCCTGGTCCGCGCGAACAAGCAGTTCGATCTGCTCGTCGTTCCGGACTCTCCGCATCATGTGGGCGCCGAACCCTATGGGGTAGAGCGCATCATGCGATTCTTCATGGATCGCCTGGGTGGGCCGCTGGACCGTTGA
- a CDS encoding hydroxymethylglutaryl-CoA lyase, translating into MQGLDIPDAAISGIDILVSEVGPRDGLQSVSQIMPTETKKAWINAEAAAGVREIEVGSFVPASILPQLADTAEIVAHARTIPGLTVAVLVPNMRGAMAAIEAGAHKITLPLSVSETHSLRNLRRTHDQVLAEAKEIAGLIATLPAERRPHFEGSLSTAFGCTLEGPIPDAQIARLAEGLMAAGCDEVGLSDTTGYADPAAVRRLIALLHGVVGPQALTGIHLHNTRGLGLANALAALDCGLTTLDSSLGGLGGCPFAPGASGNIVTEDLVFMLEAMGLRTGIDIDRLTAVRDILCRAMPGEPLYGFIPDAGLPLGFNTAGARRIKEAS; encoded by the coding sequence ATGCAAGGCCTCGACATTCCCGACGCCGCCATTTCCGGCATCGACATCCTGGTAAGCGAAGTCGGCCCGCGCGACGGGTTGCAAAGCGTATCGCAAATCATGCCGACCGAAACCAAAAAAGCGTGGATCAATGCCGAAGCGGCGGCAGGCGTGCGCGAGATCGAGGTTGGCAGCTTCGTACCGGCAAGCATCCTGCCGCAGCTCGCCGACACTGCGGAGATCGTCGCCCATGCGCGGACCATCCCCGGCCTGACCGTCGCCGTGCTTGTGCCCAACATGCGCGGCGCCATGGCAGCGATCGAGGCGGGCGCGCACAAGATCACCCTGCCCCTGTCGGTGTCGGAGACGCATTCGCTGCGCAACCTGCGTCGCACCCACGACCAGGTACTGGCCGAGGCGAAGGAGATAGCGGGACTGATCGCAACCCTGCCGGCCGAGCGGCGCCCTCATTTCGAAGGCAGCCTATCGACGGCGTTCGGCTGCACGCTGGAGGGACCAATTCCCGACGCGCAGATCGCCCGTCTAGCGGAGGGGCTGATGGCCGCCGGATGCGACGAGGTCGGCCTTTCCGATACGACCGGCTATGCCGATCCGGCGGCGGTGAGGCGGCTGATCGCCCTGCTGCACGGCGTCGTAGGGCCGCAGGCGCTGACCGGCATCCATCTGCATAACACGCGGGGGCTCGGCCTTGCCAACGCGCTCGCCGCACTCGACTGTGGGCTGACGACACTCGATTCTTCGCTCGGAGGCCTTGGCGGATGCCCGTTCGCGCCCGGTGCCTCGGGCAATATCGTGACGGAGGATCTGGTGTTCATGTTGGAGGCGATGGGCCTGCGCACCGGAATCGATATCGACCGGCTGACCGCGGTGCGTGATATCCTGTGTCGCGCGATGCCCGGCGAGCCGCTTTATGGTTTCATTCCCGACGCGGGGCTGCCGCTGGGTTTCAACACGGCCGGCGCGCGTCGGATCAAGGAGGCATCATGA
- the leuD gene encoding 3-isopropylmalate dehydratase small subunit, protein MSAAPFRALNAVALPLMRDNIDTDAIIPSREMKSVSKTGLAEGLFAGWRYTEIGGRDPDPAFVLNRPEYEAARILVGGTNFGCGSSREHAAWALAEYGFRVVIAPGFNPIFRGNCVRNGIVPVELAEEAVREIAALVEASDGRETVTVDLETVRVAVADRTWSFQIEDEARRMLLLGIDAIDLTLERGTEIDAFRTRDRGLRPWAYLRAQ, encoded by the coding sequence ATGAGCGCAGCACCGTTCCGCGCGTTGAACGCGGTCGCCCTGCCGCTGATGCGCGACAATATCGATACCGACGCGATCATCCCGTCGCGCGAAATGAAGTCAGTGTCGAAAACGGGCCTTGCCGAAGGTCTGTTTGCCGGCTGGCGCTATACCGAGATTGGCGGACGCGATCCCGATCCTGCCTTCGTGCTGAATCGTCCGGAATATGAAGCGGCACGGATCCTGGTCGGCGGGACCAATTTCGGCTGCGGATCGAGCCGGGAGCACGCCGCCTGGGCGCTGGCCGAATATGGTTTCCGCGTGGTGATCGCGCCCGGCTTCAATCCCATCTTTCGCGGCAATTGCGTGCGCAACGGCATCGTGCCGGTCGAATTGGCTGAAGAGGCAGTGCGCGAGATCGCCGCGCTAGTGGAAGCGAGCGATGGCCGGGAAACCGTCACGGTCGATCTGGAGACTGTCCGCGTCGCGGTGGCGGATCGTACATGGTCGTTTCAGATCGAGGACGAGGCGCGACGCATGCTGCTGCTCGGCATCGACGCGATCGACCTGACGCTGGAGCGCGGGACGGAGATCGATGCGTTCCGCACCCGCGACCGGGGTCTGAGGCCCTGGGCCTATCTTCGGGCGCAGTGA
- a CDS encoding polysaccharide deacetylase family protein, translating into MREGEADPGLYDFRPYRDRARIAWPDGKSVAVWVSPNIEFYELDPPANPHRKSWTKPHPDVVGYSHRDYGNRVGHQRLVDVMERHGFKGSVSLSVAMCQHHPEIVAQVDALGWEFFSHGVYNTRYSYGMDEAQERALIEDAIRTVREATGQTIKGWLAPALTHTPRTLDLIADYGLTYTCDLYHDDQPGPVHVASGRLVSMPYSLEVNDHYGFSVYNMSPRDYAETLIRQYDRLAAEGTASGTVMCIPLHAYLIGQPHRIGPFEEVLRHIAADGRAWITRSGDIADHFLAHDYDAAAVDAARYKTEAR; encoded by the coding sequence ATGCGGGAAGGTGAAGCCGATCCCGGCCTGTACGATTTCCGCCCCTATCGCGACCGCGCCAGGATAGCCTGGCCTGACGGCAAGTCGGTCGCTGTATGGGTATCGCCGAACATCGAATTCTACGAACTTGATCCACCGGCCAATCCGCACCGCAAGAGCTGGACGAAACCGCATCCCGACGTCGTCGGCTATAGCCATCGCGATTATGGCAATCGTGTCGGCCACCAGAGGCTCGTCGATGTCATGGAGCGTCACGGCTTCAAGGGCTCGGTCTCGCTATCGGTCGCGATGTGCCAGCACCATCCGGAGATCGTCGCGCAGGTCGACGCACTGGGCTGGGAGTTCTTCAGCCACGGCGTGTACAACACCCGCTATTCCTACGGCATGGACGAAGCGCAGGAGCGCGCCCTGATTGAGGATGCGATCCGGACTGTCCGCGAGGCAACCGGCCAGACGATCAAGGGCTGGCTTGCCCCCGCGCTGACCCACACGCCGCGCACGCTGGACCTGATCGCCGACTATGGCCTGACCTATACCTGCGACCTGTATCATGACGACCAGCCTGGGCCGGTGCATGTCGCATCGGGGCGGCTGGTGTCGATGCCGTACAGCCTGGAGGTCAACGACCATTACGGCTTCTCGGTCTATAATATGAGCCCGCGCGACTATGCCGAAACGCTGATCCGCCAGTATGACCGGCTCGCGGCGGAAGGGACGGCGTCCGGGACGGTGATGTGCATTCCGCTGCATGCCTATCTGATCGGCCAGCCGCATCGCATCGGCCCGTTCGAGGAGGTCTTGCGCCATATCGCCGCCGACGGCCGGGCGTGGATCACGCGCAGCGGCGACATTGCCGATCATTTCCTGGCTCATGACTATGACGCCGCGGCCGTGGATGCGGCACGCTACAAGACGGAGGCCCGCTGA
- a CDS encoding aldehyde dehydrogenase: MNMITALIDGEIVSTGQAPIPIVDPATDLPIAELPEADDATVDRAVAAARRSFDEGVWRTMPVDKRQAVLRRCADLIDAAADSLADIECGNTGLPLAQIRGRSIPRAADNFRFFADYIGQSTGELYEQNPDYLTLVRREAIGVAALISPWNSPLALGSMKIASTIAFGNSCVLKPSEQAPLAISQLVAFLGEAGLPDGVVNLVNGRGATTGDRLIRNPDVDVVTFTGGTPTGRVIMRTAGELLKPATVELGGKSANIVFDDADFEQAVDGALLGIFTNNGQQCLAGSRILVQRGIADRFIEAFVDRARRIRIGDPRDPATEIGPLVSARHMQHVLSFAPQAGEEGVSLLTGGRRAAGFDKGCYVEPTLVRAESNDARVCQEEIFGPFAALVVFDTDEEAYRIANASRFGLVSYVWSQSLARIMEAQERIAAGIVWCNTPMMRELRAPFGGWKESGVGADGGRACENFYTRQKTVTIPRRPLTLRKIGV; encoded by the coding sequence ATGAACATGATCACCGCGTTGATCGACGGCGAAATTGTCTCGACGGGCCAAGCGCCGATCCCGATCGTCGATCCGGCCACCGACCTGCCGATCGCGGAACTGCCCGAAGCGGACGACGCGACGGTCGACCGTGCCGTCGCCGCGGCCCGGCGGAGTTTCGATGAAGGCGTGTGGCGGACCATGCCGGTCGACAAGAGGCAGGCCGTGTTGCGGCGCTGCGCCGACCTGATCGACGCCGCCGCTGATAGTCTGGCGGATATCGAATGCGGCAATACCGGGCTGCCCCTGGCGCAGATCCGCGGCCGGTCGATTCCCCGTGCGGCGGACAATTTCCGCTTTTTCGCAGACTATATCGGTCAGAGCACGGGCGAACTGTACGAGCAGAATCCGGACTATCTGACGCTGGTGCGGCGCGAAGCGATCGGCGTCGCGGCGCTGATCAGCCCATGGAATTCGCCGCTCGCCCTTGGGTCGATGAAGATCGCCTCGACAATAGCCTTCGGTAATTCATGCGTGCTGAAGCCGTCCGAACAGGCACCGCTGGCGATCAGCCAGTTGGTCGCGTTCCTTGGAGAAGCGGGCCTGCCCGATGGCGTGGTCAACCTCGTCAACGGGCGCGGCGCGACGACCGGGGACCGGCTGATCCGCAACCCCGATGTCGATGTCGTCACCTTTACCGGTGGGACGCCGACCGGGCGGGTGATCATGCGCACGGCGGGCGAACTGCTCAAGCCGGCGACGGTCGAACTCGGCGGGAAATCGGCCAATATCGTGTTCGACGATGCCGATTTCGAACAGGCGGTGGATGGCGCGCTGCTCGGTATCTTCACCAATAACGGCCAGCAATGTCTCGCCGGTTCGCGCATCCTGGTCCAGCGCGGCATCGCCGATCGCTTCATCGAGGCATTCGTGGATCGCGCCCGGCGCATCCGGATCGGCGACCCGCGCGACCCGGCGACCGAAATCGGCCCGCTCGTCTCGGCACGGCACATGCAGCATGTGCTGAGCTTCGCGCCGCAGGCGGGGGAGGAGGGCGTGTCGCTGCTTACCGGCGGCCGCCGCGCGGCGGGGTTCGACAAGGGCTGCTATGTCGAGCCGACCCTGGTGCGCGCGGAATCCAACGATGCCCGCGTCTGTCAGGAGGAAATCTTCGGGCCGTTTGCCGCCCTGGTGGTTTTCGACACCGACGAGGAGGCGTACCGCATCGCCAATGCCAGCCGCTTCGGGCTGGTCTCCTATGTCTGGTCACAGAGCCTGGCGAGGATCATGGAAGCGCAGGAGCGTATCGCCGCCGGCATCGTGTGGTGCAACACACCGATGATGCGCGAACTGCGCGCTCCGTTTGGCGGGTGGAAGGAATCCGGTGTCGGCGCCGATGGCGGCCGAGCCTGCGAGAATTTCTACACCCGGCAAAAGACCGTCACCATCCCGCGCCGCCCGCTGACCTTGCGCAAGATCGGCGTATAG
- a CDS encoding isochorismatase family protein, whose amino-acid sequence MNIVGTKMVSDGKTARQLFDEVMANPARSKFGFGEKLAIVNVDFQNAYTRIDEFKTAYETDPRQIEHVNTISRLARAKGMPVIWTHVAYAEDASDAGVWGTRTNTPDSLQNIKYESRRHAFDDRCEIDHARDAIYTKRMPSPFFETPLQSLLVWHKVDTVVITGGSTSGCVRAAAVDSLSRGYRTIVPIETCADKHESYHFANLTDLQLKYADVEPVQTVIDWLEAR is encoded by the coding sequence ATGAATATCGTCGGCACGAAGATGGTCAGCGACGGCAAGACCGCGCGGCAATTGTTCGACGAAGTCATGGCGAACCCCGCGCGCAGCAAATTCGGCTTCGGCGAAAAGCTGGCGATCGTGAACGTCGATTTCCAGAACGCCTACACGCGGATCGACGAGTTCAAGACCGCCTATGAAACCGACCCGCGGCAGATCGAACATGTCAACACGATCTCCAGGCTCGCCCGCGCGAAGGGCATGCCGGTGATCTGGACTCACGTCGCCTATGCCGAGGATGCGTCCGACGCCGGCGTGTGGGGCACGCGGACGAACACGCCGGATTCCTTGCAGAACATCAAATATGAATCACGCCGCCACGCTTTCGACGATCGCTGCGAGATCGATCATGCCAGGGATGCGATCTACACCAAACGCATGCCCTCGCCCTTCTTCGAAACGCCGCTCCAGAGCCTGCTGGTCTGGCACAAGGTGGATACGGTGGTCATCACCGGCGGATCGACGTCGGGCTGCGTGCGCGCCGCCGCGGTGGATTCGCTGTCGCGCGGCTACCGCACGATCGTGCCGATCGAGACCTGCGCCGACAAGCATGAGAGCTATCACTTCGCCAACCTGACCGACCTGCAATTGAAATATGCCGATGTCGAACCCGTGCAGACGGTGATCGACTGGCTGGAGGCGCGTTGA
- a CDS encoding 3-isopropylmalate dehydratase large subunit yields MGRTLFDKLWDMHAVADLGEGTSLLLVDRILLHERTGGVALESLADAGRAVADPSQVFVTMDHIVDTLPGRGDRTIMPTGTQFITATRKGALDAGLTLFDIGDPRQGIVHVISPEQGIVLPGLSLVCPDSHTCTQGALGALAWGIGSTEAEHALATATLRVRKPKTMRITITGRLGTGVTAKDLALHIVSHFGSAGASGHHLEYAGEAVRALDVEARLTLCNMATELAAFSAIIAPDETVFAFLRGRTYAPAGAAWDDAVAFWRKLQSDDDALFDSDHVIDAGAVSPMVSWGTSPQQAVALGDPVPAFDAAAAGTRASHDRALTYMGLQPGDRLETLPIDAAFIGSCTNARLSDLRRAATILRGRRVAAGVKAICVPGSTAVKAAAEAEGLDRIFLDAGFEWREAGCSMCFFAGGESFGFRQRVITSTNRNFESRQGPETRSHLASPETVAASAIAGHIADPRMVAA; encoded by the coding sequence GTGGGACGCACGCTGTTCGACAAATTATGGGACATGCACGCGGTCGCCGATCTTGGCGAAGGCACCAGCCTGTTGCTGGTCGACCGGATACTGTTGCACGAACGGACCGGCGGTGTCGCGCTGGAAAGCCTGGCGGATGCCGGCCGGGCGGTCGCCGATCCGAGTCAGGTCTTCGTGACGATGGACCATATCGTCGACACCCTGCCTGGTCGTGGCGACAGGACGATCATGCCGACCGGCACGCAGTTCATTACCGCGACGCGGAAAGGGGCGCTCGATGCCGGGCTGACCCTGTTCGACATCGGCGATCCGCGCCAGGGCATCGTTCACGTGATCTCGCCGGAACAGGGCATTGTGCTGCCGGGCCTGTCGCTGGTTTGTCCAGATAGCCACACATGCACGCAAGGGGCGCTCGGCGCGCTCGCTTGGGGCATTGGTTCGACCGAGGCGGAACACGCGCTTGCGACCGCGACGTTGCGCGTGCGCAAGCCGAAGACGATGCGCATCACCATCACAGGCCGACTCGGTACGGGCGTGACCGCCAAGGATCTCGCGTTGCACATCGTGTCGCATTTCGGCTCAGCCGGGGCGAGCGGCCATCACCTGGAATATGCCGGCGAGGCAGTGCGCGCGCTCGATGTCGAGGCGCGACTGACGTTGTGCAACATGGCGACCGAACTCGCCGCCTTCTCCGCGATCATCGCGCCGGACGAGACCGTGTTCGCCTTTCTGCGTGGCCGGACCTATGCGCCAGCCGGTGCCGCCTGGGACGACGCGGTGGCCTTCTGGCGGAAGCTGCAGTCGGACGATGATGCACTGTTCGACAGCGATCATGTCATCGATGCCGGTGCCGTGTCGCCGATGGTTTCGTGGGGAACCAGTCCGCAACAGGCCGTGGCGCTTGGCGATCCTGTGCCGGCGTTCGATGCGGCAGCCGCCGGCACGCGGGCAAGCCACGATCGCGCGCTCACCTATATGGGGCTTCAGCCCGGCGACCGACTGGAGACATTGCCGATCGACGCCGCGTTCATCGGATCCTGCACCAACGCGCGCCTCTCCGACCTGCGCCGCGCCGCGACGATCCTGCGTGGGCGCAGGGTGGCGGCCGGTGTGAAGGCGATTTGCGTGCCCGGCTCGACCGCGGTCAAGGCGGCGGCGGAGGCCGAAGGGCTGGACCGCATCTTCCTCGACGCCGGCTTCGAATGGCGTGAGGCTGGCTGCTCGATGTGTTTCTTCGCCGGCGGGGAGAGCTTCGGGTTCCGGCAGCGGGTTATCACCTCAACCAACCGCAATTTCGAAAGCCGGCAGGGCCCGGAGACTCGGTCGCATCTCGCCTCGCCGGAGACGGTCGCCGCCTCGGCGATCGCCGGGCATATCGCCGATCCGCGCATGGTGGCAGCATGA
- a CDS encoding polysaccharide deacetylase family protein, whose protein sequence is MALDSAYLDYPKRRHGMDHEFYPWSNMSERPPIAWPNGKRVAVWVMVNLEWFPIVPQDKPFRAPGHMQTSYPDYRHYTAREYGTRVGFYRLLDAFAKVGARVSVAVNGAIADRYPSIIADIVAAGHEIVAHSTDMNGTIASGIDPDEERALILRALASLEKASGIRPRGWHSIARSQSFATSGLLVEAGLDYMCDWVNDELPYRFATAAGEIVNLPLNHELSDRQILVAQQHSVDSYAEQMIDAYDLLERESASFGGRILPLNVTPYIMGLPYRIGAFEALLATLAARPGTWFARGDEIVDAAMPAI, encoded by the coding sequence ATGGCGCTCGATTCCGCCTATCTCGACTATCCCAAGCGCCGACACGGCATGGACCATGAATTCTATCCGTGGTCGAACATGAGCGAACGCCCGCCGATCGCCTGGCCGAACGGCAAGCGCGTCGCGGTGTGGGTGATGGTCAATCTCGAATGGTTTCCGATCGTCCCGCAGGACAAGCCGTTTCGCGCGCCCGGGCACATGCAGACATCCTATCCCGACTATCGCCACTATACAGCACGCGAATATGGCACTCGGGTCGGCTTCTACCGCCTGCTCGACGCCTTCGCGAAGGTCGGTGCGCGGGTGTCGGTTGCGGTCAACGGCGCTATCGCCGATCGCTATCCCTCGATCATCGCCGATATCGTTGCGGCGGGCCACGAGATCGTCGCCCATTCCACCGACATGAACGGCACGATCGCCAGTGGCATCGATCCGGACGAGGAGCGCGCGCTGATCCTGCGCGCGCTCGCTTCGCTTGAAAAAGCATCCGGCATCCGCCCGCGCGGCTGGCACTCGATCGCCCGCTCGCAGAGCTTCGCAACGTCCGGCCTGCTGGTCGAGGCGGGGCTGGACTATATGTGCGACTGGGTGAACGACGAACTGCCCTACCGTTTCGCCACGGCGGCGGGCGAGATCGTCAACCTGCCGCTTAACCACGAACTGTCCGACCGCCAGATCCTGGTCGCGCAACAGCATTCGGTCGATTCCTATGCCGAGCAGATGATCGACGCCTATGATCTGCTCGAACGCGAGAGCGCGTCATTCGGCGGGCGGATACTGCCGCTGAACGTCACCCCTTACATCATGGGGCTCCCCTATCGTATCGGCGCGTTCGAGGCGCTGCTCGCAACGCTCGCGGCACGCCCTGGTACCTGGTTCGCGCGCGGCGACGAGATTGTAGATGCCGCGATGCCGGCGATCTAG
- a CDS encoding CaiB/BaiF CoA-transferase family protein, producing the protein MQTSAFPLAGLKVIEFTHMVMGPAVGVILADLGAEVVKVEPIGGDQTRDLLGSGAGYFPMFNRNKRSICLDLKSVDGLEVARRLLADADILIENFRPGTLAKLGLSYESLKRDNPRLIYCSAKGFLAGPYEQRTALDEVTQMMGGLAYMTGPPGRPLRAGSSVIDITGGMFGVIGILAALERRHTTGEGGEVRCSLYETTAFLVGQHMAQSAVTGQAARPMPVRISAWAIYDVFDTALADEQLFVGVVSDAQWTTFCSAFGLEALGGDPRFAKNNQRVLARDEILPQIRALFGAMSRADLIARLETIGLPFAPITRPEDLFDDAHLNAGGLIDLTLPDGRTTKLPGLPVELDGKRLSLRRDIPGIGADSDAVLADLGYAASAIAELRASGGVA; encoded by the coding sequence ATGCAAACGAGCGCTTTCCCGCTGGCTGGTCTGAAAGTCATTGAGTTTACCCATATGGTGATGGGCCCGGCGGTCGGCGTGATCCTCGCCGATCTGGGGGCGGAGGTCGTCAAGGTCGAGCCGATCGGCGGCGACCAGACGCGCGACCTGCTCGGTTCGGGAGCGGGGTATTTCCCCATGTTCAACCGCAACAAGCGCAGCATTTGCCTCGATCTCAAAAGTGTCGATGGGCTGGAGGTCGCACGGCGCCTGCTTGCCGACGCCGATATCCTGATCGAGAATTTCCGCCCCGGCACGCTCGCCAAGCTTGGCCTGTCCTATGAGTCGCTCAAGCGGGACAATCCCCGGCTGATCTATTGTTCGGCCAAGGGCTTCCTTGCCGGCCCCTATGAACAGCGGACCGCGCTGGACGAGGTGACTCAGATGATGGGCGGCCTCGCCTATATGACCGGTCCTCCGGGACGGCCCCTGCGCGCCGGTTCCTCGGTGATCGACATCACTGGCGGCATGTTCGGCGTGATCGGCATCCTCGCGGCGCTTGAGCGTCGTCACACTACCGGGGAAGGTGGTGAAGTGCGCTGCTCGCTGTACGAGACGACCGCATTCCTGGTCGGCCAGCACATGGCGCAGTCGGCAGTAACGGGGCAGGCGGCGCGGCCGATGCCGGTGCGCATCTCGGCGTGGGCGATCTACGACGTGTTCGATACCGCGCTGGCTGACGAGCAATTGTTCGTGGGCGTGGTCAGCGATGCCCAATGGACGACATTCTGCAGCGCCTTCGGCCTCGAGGCGCTGGGCGGCGATCCGCGCTTCGCCAAGAACAATCAGCGGGTGCTCGCGCGCGACGAGATCCTCCCGCAGATTCGCGCGCTGTTCGGCGCGATGTCACGCGCCGACCTGATCGCCAGGCTCGAAACGATCGGGCTGCCGTTCGCGCCGATCACGCGGCCGGAGGATCTGTTCGACGACGCGCATCTCAATGCCGGGGGGCTGATCGACCTGACGCTGCCGGACGGCCGTACGACCAAGCTGCCCGGCCTGCCGGTCGAACTGGACGGTAAGCGGTTGAGCCTGCGTCGCGACATCCCCGGCATCGGTGCCGACAGCGATGCGGTGCTCGCCGACCTGGGCTATGCGGCATCAGCGATCGCCGAGCTCAGGGCGAGCGGGGGAGTCGCCTGA